From one Babesia bovis T2Bo chromosome 3, whole genome shotgun sequence genomic stretch:
- a CDS encoding Nucleotide-sensitive chloride conductance regulator family protein translates to METFQGYQKNVECNDDGTPMLNTPNNEKLYATFNDVTLKFNNETHGNGTVYVTTGRLIWIASQNKDLSYGFPLISMVLHAISKDKKLCETPCIFIQLQGDDDEGDIPVVIFAPQHPENVEMLFDAISKMNELIEPPEQESEDDSDIDDGFDDADVEH, encoded by the exons ATGGAAACATTTCAGGGATACCAAAAGAACGTGGAATGCAACGATGATGGAACACCGATGCTTAACACACCAAACAATGAAAAACTATACGCAACATTCAACGATGTGACACTCAAATTTAATAATGAAACACACG GGAATGGTACGGTATACGTAACAACAGGAAGACTTATATGGATCGCAAGCCAAAATAAAGACCtgtcatatggattccCGCTAATATCTATGGTACTACACGCAATATCCAAGGATAAAAAACTATGCGAAACACCGTGTATATTCATACAACTACAAggtgatgatgatgaaggtGATATACCAGTAGTCATATTCGCACCGCAACATCCAGAGAATGTAGAAATGCTGTTTGATGCAATATCTAAAATGAACGAGCTCATAGAACCACCGGAACAAGAGTCGGAAGATGATTCG GATATTGATGACGGTTTCGATGATGCAGATGTGGAACATTAA
- a CDS encoding WD domain G-beta repeat family protein: MNHKLALVRIYDSNTSSVNAVAFSPCGQYIAAARQPFGVEIYNVETRVHITSLHEADENAAIRSIIWIPKQSSAIGRTLSGYRIVTIGLHAVITDWDLELLLPVRSCCSYGGAIFASALTQCASKVLIACDDGRVRLFRLWSSTDKDTREPELEFDRVYNCHTKSILSVCVLPNNTFFCGTADAIIFKVEDNPDTPAIKIKVPGPKKQSGNVAKKRKHNAKSDIEDELNGDTLDITESQPANTTDDNEPQVWALVYIAKHDLIASGDSVGNVILWDVKTCTMHKLFTQHCADVLCLAVGADGDTLFSGGVDTQITVYAYSERGYTKQNVTQGWRANGVKYYHKGDVRCFAMHPNDDRIVSSGSDGILTISRGMKHQNSKRFKSNLILLNIPSWVGSPVVMNKDKTLALCRYRDHCDLWYISKELQDEPEMPYKLAAIKMKKDGGQIVAAQITPDNRYIAVANQKHLRVLRFIAENLELGAGKTYLEGATIKAMHVLPNNKLLLAYLTTGSTKSQLSILDLDNGTVEPIEHKVKDPIIKIDVARYNLDKVLTRPIVILYSLEGYVYMLNMETREMHELPKFENGYRVVATSASPDYKYLAVFSKGSLFYFYSIELNSIVTYDGETIHRVPNRICNSNVQIFNALWYNEKEVNRIFIQTSNNLYAIKIEEELFGVEDKAAFDKPQNKPQVVVNMKQKIYIGPRKFSDAPKAKISLFQPPALFRYSMEHLKHIKQAEQQEDTTRPPVAIGRYTGITKSKFLVHLELESKDDGVMLMAFYMAPPQNSIFHRKRYGT; the protein is encoded by the exons ATGAATCATAAACTAGCCCTGGTGCGAATATATGATTCTAACACTTCCAGTGTTAATGCCGTGGCCTTCTCGCCCTGTGGGCAGTATATAGCGGCAGCAAGGCAACCCTTTGGCGTGGAAATTTACAACGTCGAAACCAGAGTGCACATTACA TCGCTACACGAAGCGGATGAAAACGCCGCTATAAGATCTATAATATGGATACCCAAACAGAGCAGTGCTATCGGCAGAACCTTGAGTGGTTACCGTATAGTGACCATCGGCCTGCACGCTGTCATCACAGATTGGGATCTTGAACTGCTTCTCCCGGTG agGTCATGCTGCTCATACGGTGGAGCTATATTCGCGTCAGCACTAACTCAGTGCGCAAGCAAAGTACTCATAGCCTGTGACGATGGCAGAGTACGCTTGTTCAGGCTATGGAGCTCCACAGACAAAGATACACGAGAGCCGGAGTTAGAGTTCGATAGGGTATATAACTGCCATACCAAGAGTATACTCAGTGTATGCGTCCTGCCGAATAATACGTTCTTTTGCGGGACTGCTGACGCCATTATATTCAAGGTGGAGGACAACCCAGATACACCAGCCATTAAAATTAAGGTACCAGGTCCGAAAAAGCAAAGTGGAAATGTCGCTAAAAAGAGGAAACATAACGCAAAGAGCGATATAGAAGATGAATTGAATGGTGACACACTAGATATCACCGAATCGCAACCTGCAAACACAACCGATGATAACGAGCCGCAGGTATGGGCACTGGTATACATCGCAAAACACGATTTAATCGCAAGTGGAGATTCTGTTGGAAATGTTATACTCTGGGATGTGAAAACATGCACTATGCATAAATTGTTCACGCAACACTGTGCTGATGTGCTGTGTCTAGCTGTAGGTGCAGATGGAGATACGCTATTCTCTGGTGGCGTGGATACGCAAATCACAGTATATGCCTACAGTGAGCGGGGATATACCAAACAAAACGTAACACAGGGATGGAGAGCTAATGGCGTCAAATACTACCATAAGGGTGACGTCCGGTGCTTTGCAATGCATCCAAATGACGATAGAATAGTAAGCAGCGGGAGTGATGGCATCCTGACGATATCCCGGGGGATGAAGCACCAAAATAGCAAAAGGTTTAAATCTAACCTTATACTGCTGAATATACCCAGCTGGGTTGGAAGCCCAGTAGTAATGAACAAGGATAAAACACTGGCATTGTGCAGATACAGGGATCACTGCGACCTGTGGTACATTTCCAAGGAACTTCAGGATGAACCTGAAATGCCATACAAACTAGCAGCTATCAAAATGAAAAAGGATGGTGGGCAAATAGTAGCTGCACAAATAACACCGGATAACCGATACATTGCTGTGGCCAACCAAAAGCATTTAAGGGTACTGAGATTCATTGCGGAAAACCTTGAGCTAGGCGCTGGCAAGACCTACCTGGAGGGCGCAACTATCAAAGCAATGCACGTGTTACCGAATAATAAGCTCTTGTTGGCATACCTAACAACAGGGTCAACGAAATCCCAACTCTCGATTCTTGACCTTGACAATGGCACTGTGGAACCTATAGAGCATAAAGTCAAAGATCCGATCATTAAAATAGATGTGGCGAGGTACAACCTCGACAAGGTACTAACAAGGCCTATAGTCATACTATATAGCCTAGAGGGATATGTATACATGCTCAACATGGAGACACGTGAAATGCACGAACTGCCGAAATTTGAAAATGGATACAGAGTTGTGGCAACCAGCGCAAGCCCGGATTATAAGTACCTAGCCGTCTTTTCAAAGGGCTCGTTATTTTACTTCTATAGCATCGAGCTGAACTCGATAGTAACGTACGATGGAGAGACCATACACAGAGTTCCAAACAGAATCTGTAACAGCAATGTGCAGATATTCAACGCACTGTGGTACAATGAAAAGGAAGTCAATAGAATATTCATACAGACGTCAAATAACCTTTACGCTATTAAGATAGAGGAGGAGCTGTTCGGTGTGGAGGATAAAGCTGCTTTCGATAAGCCGCAAAATAAACCACAAGTAGTAGTGAATATGAAGcaaaagatatatatagggCCCAGAAAATTCAGTGATGCTCCCAAAGCCAAGATCTCACTCTTCCAACCACCGGCACTGTTCAGGTACTCAATGGAGCACCTTAAACACATAAAACAAGCGGAACAACAGGAAGATACAACACGGCCACCAGTGGCTATAGGACGATACACAGGTATCACAAAATCGAAGTTCCTGGTACACCTGGAACTAGAAAGTAAAGATGACGGAGTCATGCTGATGGCATTTTATATGGCACCGCCACAAAATAGTATATTCCACAGAAAAAGATATGGAACATAA